One genomic window of Gossypium hirsutum isolate 1008001.06 chromosome D11, Gossypium_hirsutum_v2.1, whole genome shotgun sequence includes the following:
- the LOC107913050 gene encoding uncharacterized protein, producing the protein MSNLENPKNWRFTWEAQSHSPNLRLFLFDSQAKPSVQCRNLEVQLNLSHSHLLVSWLKEGEKEEVSLRVPVPRVLIDSEAPVSFRALDDHIEVKLVLLLPVDHPIVSSFDLMLDSSENGYNAPSLDAAKPLVMDTDLKSLSSMEGVHFYCRKCSTRLTKSPLRNFVEMPSIDWREVADNWFGGCCCSFGGISEKLVTRFANSYRCAKGVCLLNFTTILLFKDDLAAFKLYNGTHEYQPRPDFSSDSGLSEDMLSSQEGTNDLCEKLSSIHLKDNSVSTSALVTKEKASGNEFFSALPLSDFSETETSVRGCCVHTADHIQNHFDEGSQHSVPETCPVDQNTSQLLANQKLFLNGFLGNVFMAKSYNLSMDIDWMEFVCPNCLSLLGAYPFHNGAAPIDGGVRLFKCYVSTSLSAGGSGDLFRKYSLERMFTNQLVENAKDELSFRTLVRDFKTKSPLLQIVLLNPNSWCCSGYCLDTTSAAESILKLDLLPIIKVIFSDCHETSASQPRVHEDWITRNVADVVCMFARQVDELIQSLSSAKDILPPSYNFLQGLPLSSLQR; encoded by the exons ATGTCAAaccttgaaaaccctaaaaactGGCGGTTCACATGGGAAGCGCAATCTCATTCTCCAAATCTCCGTTTGTTCCTCTTCGATTCTCAAGCAAAGCCTTCGGTTCAATGCAGAAACCTCGAAGTTCAACTCAATCTTTCTCACTCTCATCTTCTCGTCTCGTGGCTAAAAGAGGGGGAGAAGGAAGAGGTGTCGCTTAGGGTTCCGGTTCCAAGAGTTCTGATAGATTCTGAAGCTCCGGTGAGTTTTAGAGCTTTGGATGATCACATTGAGGTTAAGCTTGTTTTGCTTCTTCCTGTTGATCATCCCATCGTTTCCAGCTTTGATTTGATGTTGGATTCGTCTGAAAATGGCTATAATGCCCCCTCATTGGATGCTGCAAAGCCGCTGGTGATGGATACTG ATTTGAAGAGTCTGTCATCAATGGAAGGAGTGCACTTCTATTGCAGAAAATGCTCCACTAGGCTGACTAAAAGTCCTCTTAG AAATTTTGTGGAAATGCCATCAATTGACTGGCGAGAGGTTGCTGATAATTGGTTTGGAGGCTGCTGTTGTTCATTCGGGGGTATAAGTGAGAAGCTGGTGACTAGATTTGCAAATTCCTATAGATGTGCTAAGGGTGTGTGTCTTTTAAACTTTACGACCATTCTTCTTTTCAAGGATGACCTCGCGGCATTTAAACTTTATAATGGAACTCATGAATACCAGCCTCGACCAGATTTTTCTAGTGACTCTGGTTTGAGTGAAGATATGTTAAGTTCTCAAGAGGGAACAAATGACTTATGCGAGAAGTTGAGCTCTATTCATCTCAAGGATAATAGTGTTAGTACAAGTGCGCTAGTTACTAAGGAGAAAGCCAGTGGTAATGAATTTTTTTCTGCATTACCTCTATCAGATTTCTCTGAAACTGAGACATCTGTGCGAGGATGTTGTGTTCATACAGCAGATCATATACAAAATCATTTTGACGAAGGTAGCCAACACAGTGTTCCTGAAACTTGTCCAGTGGACCAAAACACTTCACAGCTTTTGGCTAATCAGAAACTGTTTCTTAATGGTTTTCTTGGAAATGTTTTTATGGCTAAATCTTACAATCTCTCGATGGATATTGATTGGATGGAATTTGTATGCCCTAACTGTTTATCGCTTCTTGGAGCTTATCCATTTCATAATGGTGCTGCACCCATTGATGGTGGAGTTCGACTCTTTAAATGCTACGTTTCCACTTCTTTATCTGCTGGTGGATCAGGGGACTTATTCAG GAAATATAGCTTGGAAAGAATGTTCACTAATCAGCTAGTGGAGAATGCAAAAGATGAATTATCATTTCGAACTTTGGTTAGAGATTTTAAAACCAAGTCTCCATTGTTGCAAATTGTTCTGCTAAATCCAAACTCTTGGTGCTGTTCTGGTTATTGTTTGGACACAACTAGTGCAGCTGAATCTATTCTGAAGTTAGATTTACTCCCTATTATCAAGGTGATCTTTTCTGATTGTCATGAAACTTCTGCATCTCAGCCGAG GGTACATGAAGATTGGATAACCAGGAATGTAGCAGATGTAGTTTGCATGTTTGCACGGCAAGTAGATGAATTGATTCAATCTCTATCATCGGCAAAAGATATACTTCCCCCTTCATATAACTTTCTCCAGGGTTTACCTCTTTCATCATTGCAGCGGTAG
- the LOC107913051 gene encoding AAA-ATPase At1g43910 — translation MFRAPELYLPTIIGPSSDSILVGFDESRDPTEPPKRSIPVDCTITDDFQGIRLKWTLSSIETKKYYVPNKRFFSLTCKKSDRERVEQRYFPYINKTAQAILSKSESLNIYTYEQDCSKWEPAVFKHPATFDTLAMEPDLKGFIMKDLDSFVERKEFFENVGRAWKRGYLLYGPPGTGKSSLVAAIANYMRYNVYDLQFQSVRNDSDLRRVLTSTTNRSILLIEDIDCSTKVTNDRTKVKENCEEEENDELKHPYGTDPGVTLSGLLNFIDGLWSSCGNERIIIFTTNHKEKLDPALLRPGRMDVHIYMGYCSPAGFRKLAASYLGIKDDKLFGRIDDMIKSVEVTPAEVAQQLMISNEPKVALESLIKFLNTKKDIEEAAVEEKEKSDNEEQESEEK, via the exons ATGTTTCGAGCTCCTGAGCTCTACTTGCCAACCATAATTGGACCCTCCAGCGACAGTATTCTTGTAGGTTTCGATGAGTCAAGAGACCCCACGGAACCACCAAAACGAAGCATCCCTGTAGATTGCACGATCACGGATGATTTCCAAGGCATACGCTTGAAATGGACTTTATCTTCAATTGAAACAAAAAAGTACTATGTCCCTAATAAGAGATTCTTTAGCTTGACCTGCAAGAAAAGTGATAGAGAAAGAGTTGAGCAAAGATATTTCCCTTATATCAACAAAACTGCACAAGCGATTCTGAGCAAGAGTGAGAGCCTCAATATTTACACATACGAGCAAGACTGTTCTAAGTGGGAGCCCGCAGTTTTCAAGCACCCAGCAACATTTGATACCCTGGCAATGGAGCCCGACCTTAAGGGGTTCATAATGAAGGATCTTGACTCATTCGTGGAACGCAAGGAGTTTTTCGAGAATGTTGGCAGGGCGTGGAAACGAGGGTACCTTTTGTATGGTCCACCAGGGACAGGAAAATCATCACTGGTTGCTGCAATTGCAAATTACATGAGATATAATGTATATGATCTTCAGTTTCAAAGCGTAAGAAACGATTCTGATCTCAGACGTGTACTCACATCCACCACAAACCGCTCCATTCTGCTCATTGAAGACATAGATTGTAGCACGAAAGTCACAAATGATCGAACCAAGGTCAAGGAAAAttgtgaagaagaagaaaatgatgaacTCAAACATCCCTATGGTACCGATCCTGGG GTAACACTGTCAGGTTTACTCAACTTCATTGATGGATTGTGGTCGAGCTGTGGGAACGAAAGAATCATAATCTTCACCACAAATCATAAAGAAAAGTTAGATCCGGCGCTGCTACGGCCAGGGCGAATGGACGTGCACATTTACATGGGATATTGTAGTCCAGCAGGATTCAGAAAACTTGCAGCTTCATATCTTGGGATCAAAGATGACAAACTGTTTGGCCGCATTGATGATATGATTAAAAGTGTGGAGGTTACTCCAGCTGAAGTGGCACAACAACTAATGATCAGTAATGAACCAAAAGTGGCACTCGAAAGTCTCATCAAATTTCTTAACACGAAGAAGGATATAGAGGAAGCAGCAgttgaagagaaggaaaagagTGATAACGAAGAGCAAGAATCAGAAGAAAAGTAA